CCGAAGTGAGCGCCGCCATCGCCGACGCCGGCTACACGGTCAAGAGCACGAGCGCCTGAACCTCCCGAGTGTCTTCGTCTGAACGAACGTCGCATTGCCCCGCATGGCATCGCGACGTTTTCGTCGTCGTTTCCGCCTGTCCAATCCCGTACACCCCGCGCAGTCTCTGCTGCAGACCGGCGAAACCTTGTGCTACGCTCTACCTCGCCGAATACGCAAGGACGCCGCACGATGCGATACCGTGTGGCCCGTGCGTGCGGCAATACACGTCTTCAGGGCGGGGTGAAAGTCCCCACCGGCGGTATGTGACATTGCACGGTTCACGCTGTGCGCGTCATGAGCCCGCGAGCGCCTGCCACCGTCCCGTTGCGGACACCGGCAGGGTCAGCAGATCTGGTGAGATGCCAGAGCCGACGGTCATAGTCCGGATGAGAGAAGATGCGTCGATACCCGCGAGCCGTGGGATGCTGTCCCATGGCCACGTCCGTTCGCATGCCCTGAAACGTTTTTCGCCCGTTTGACTTACGCGAGGAGCGTTTCATGTCTATCACCAACGTCAGCCAAGTTGTCCCGGCACCTGCCGATCCCCTGCTCGCCTATCCGGCGTTCACCCACCTGCCGCCCGTCGAAGTGCGCCTGGCCGCATCGCTCGACGCCATGCGCGAAGGCCGTCCGGTCATTCTCATGGACGATCTCGACCGCGAGAACGAAGCGGACCTGATCGTCGCGGCGGAGAAAATCACGCCGGCCACGATGGCGATGCTCATCCGCGAATGCAGCGGCATCGTCTGTCTGTGCCTGCCTGACGAGACGCTGCGCCGTCTCGATCTGCCGCCGATGGTCGAACAGAATCAGAGCCGCCACGGCACCGCATTCACCGTGACGATCGAAGCGCGCCAGGGCGTGAGCACGGGCGTCTCGGCCGCCGATCGCGTCACGACGATTCGCGCCGCCATTGCCGACGACGCGCAGCCGTCCGACCTGTCCCGCCCCGGTCATGTCTTCCCGCTGCGCGCGCAGCCCGGGGGCGTGCTCACGCGCCGCGGCCACACCGAGGGCTCGGTCGATCTGGCGATTCTCGCCGGCCTCAAACCAGCCGCCGTGCTGTGCGAATTGATGAATCCCGACGGGACCATGACGCGCGGCGCCGATATCGAGCGCTTCGCCGAGTTGCACGGTCTGCCGATTCTGACCATCGACGAACTGGCGACCTACCGTCGCGCCCAGGCGCAAGGCCACGCCCACGCCGCCTGAGACGGCCGCGTGGCGATGGCCGCGATGCACTCGCCGCCATCGCCACGCGATGTGCCCCGCTCCGGCCACGTTCCGACACTTTCCTCTAACGTCGGACACCCCTGCGTGCGTCACAACTTCTATAATCGGCAGATATCCCTAGCATAATAAAAGTTACGAGGAAGACGTCATGACGCACAGTGCCCCTCAAAGCCAACCGGAAAGCCGTCCCGACGCCGCTGCCGTCCTTGCCCGGTGGGAAGCCGACGAGGCGGCCGTGCGCGACCGGCTCACCCGCAACGGCCCGGTGCGCTTCGGTGTGGCGACGCCGCCGGACGTTGCCGGCCTGTCCGGCAACGAGATTTTCCAGGCGATGTTCGACGGCAAGCTGCCAATGCCGCCGATCAGCGAAACGCTCGGCTTCATCGCCATCGAGATCGCCGACGGGCGCGCCGTCTTCCAGGGCCGCCCCGCCCTGCCTTACTACAATCCGCTCGGCACGATTCACGGCGGCTGGTTCGCCACGCTGCTCGATTCCGCCGTCGCCTGTGCGATCCATTCGACGTTGCCCGCCGGACGCAGCTACACCACGCTCGAACTCAAGACGAACATGGTGCGCGCGCTCACACGCGACGTGCCGTACGTGCGCGCGGAGGGCAAGGTGATCCAGGTGGGACGCCAGATCGGCATATCCGAGGGTCGTATCGTCGGGCCGGACGGCACACTCTATGCGCATGCCACGACCACCTGCCTGATCTTCGATTTCCCGCCGCGCAAAGCATGATCGAAGCATGACCGAAGCATGAAAAAAAGCCCACGGGAATCGCTCCCGCGGGCTTTCCTTGTGACTTCGCGTTTCCGGTGGATCGTTGCCGGCGAGGCGCGATGTCCGTCGCATCGCGCCTGCTGCCGTACGGTCGAGATCCCGAGCGTCGACCGGAACTCAGTGCGACGATCCCCCACCGTGGTCGCCGTCGGGTTGGTGCTCGAGCGTCTCCTTCAGTGCAATCTGGAGTTTCGCGTGCATGCGCACGAACCAGCTGCGCATGGCGATCGCGAGAACCACCGTGCCCGCCACGATCAGCGCGATCATCTCGGTGGACGGCAGAATGCTTGCCGAGAGCGCCGCGACAAGCAGTATCACGCCGACCATCGCTGCGATCGGCAGAATCTCCGCCACCACCCGCCGCACCTGGAACGTATAGCGCCCCGTCAGGCTGGGCGGCACCGACAACTCCACGAGCAGCAGCGAGAGCGACTTGACCTTGCGATACACGGCGATCAGGAACGGCAGCGAGAGCACCAGTGCGCCGCCCCAGACCACGGCGCTTTGCAGGCTCGGATCGCCGACCCACGGCGACATCAGCTCCGCGAGCCGACGATAGAAGAACGCGCCGCCGAGGAAGATCGTCACGACGAGCGCGAGATTGATCGCCACGCTCACGACGATCCGGCGAACGATGCTCACCAGCGCCGCGCTGTCCCCCGTCAGTTGAATGCTCTGCAGCCACTGCGTGTACTGGCCGAGCACGTAGGACAGGCGCCCCGGCATGATGCGCCCGAGCCAGCGCGTGAACGGATCGGCGCTCTTGATCAGATACGGCGTAAGCAGCGTGGTGATGACCGACACGGCCACGGCGATGGGATACAGGAAGTCGCTCGTCACCTTGAGCGAGAGTCCCAGCGAGGCGATGATGAACGAGAACTCGCCGATCTGCGAGAGCCCCATGCCCACGCGCATCGACGTACTGCCGTCCTGCCCCGAGAGATAGGCGCCGAGACCGCACGAGACGATCTTGCCGATCACCACGGCCACCGTGATCACCAGGATCGGCCAGACGTACGTGGCCAGCACGTGCGGGTCGAGCAGCAGACCGATGGTGACGAAGAACACCGCGCTGAACATGTCGCGCAAGGGTGCCACGAGCCGCTCGATGGTGTGCAACTCCCTCGCCTCGGCCATGATCGCGCCGATCAGGAATGCGCCGAGCGCCACGCTGTAGCCCATCTGGATCACGAGCAGGCAGAAGCCGAAGCACAGGCCGAGCACGACGACCAGCAGCATTTCGTCGCTCTTGAACTTCGCCACGTAGGCCAGGATGCGCGGCACGAGCAGAATGCCCACGACGAGCGACACCACCATGAACAGCAGTAGCTTGCCGAGCGTGAAGGTCGCTTCGCCCGCATCGACCGAACCGCTGATCGCGATGCCCGAGAGCAGCGCGATCATGCCGATGGCAAGCACGTCCTCCACGATCAGCACGCCGAAGATGAGCTGCGCGAAACGCTCGCGCTTCATGCCGAGTTCGTCGAGCGCCTTCACGATGATGGTGGTCGACGAGACCGCCAGCATGGCACCGAGGAAAATCGAATCCATCGCCTTCCAGCCGAAGAAGCGCCCGATCTCGTAGCCGATCCACAGCATCAGCACGATCTCGGTGATCGCCGCAACGAATGCCGTCACGCCCACGCGGGCGAGCTTGCGCAGACTGAATTCCAGCCCCAGCGAAAACATCAGGAACACGACCCCGAGTTCGGCCAGGATGCCGATGGTCTTTTCGTCGTGTATCAGCGCGAACGGCGGCGTGTACGGGCCGATGATCACCCCCGCCACGATATAGCCGAGCACGACCGGCTGCCGGAACCGGTTGAAGATGACCGTCACGATACCCGCCAGCAGCATGATGACGGCCAGATCCTGAATGAAGTCGATGGCGTGATGCATCCGATACGTTCTCCCCGCGGCGCGTTGCGCCGATATGACTGTTTTTGACGCCACGCCGATGTCGCGCCGCAGGCCCTCGGGGAGCTGCAGCGCAAACACAAGACGCGATGCTCGATGTGGGTGGGAAGCCAGCCGTGTGCTGCTGACTTGATAGACGTTGCGCCGGGTCGCTATCGATCGTCTCCGGGTCTGCCCCGGCCTGCCCGGTGAGTCGGCCGCCTCGCCGGCTCGCGCCATTACGGCCCGAGTGCGGGGTCGCCGACCTGCGCCGAACCAATATACGCGATGGGCGAACACGCGCGCAACCCAAGATTGACGGGGCTTTTCATAAAAAATTCCCGTTTTCCGCCTCCTCGATGAAATTTTTTTCCTTGCTTTTTGTCCCCGACACTTGTGAAATATCACAAAAATATCAATAGAATTTCACAATGGCGACGGACTACCCCGCCGCCCATCCCGGAGTTTTAGACGCATGACTTCCCGTCTTACCTTTTCGGTGCCAGCCCCGAGCGCCACTGCCCCGGTCGCCGCGCCGGTCGACACGCTGATCATTGCCGGCTGGGCCGGACGCGACCGCGACGCCGTGGAGCACCACATCGCGGAATTGGCCGCGCTCGGCGTTCGCCGCCCGTCGAGCACGCCGTGCTTCTACCGGCTGGCACCGGCGCTGCTCTCGCAGGACGACGCCATCGACGTCGTCGGCGAGACGAGCAGCGGCGAAGCCGAATGCGTGCTCGTGCGCTGCGGGGACGAA
The Pandoraea pulmonicola DNA segment above includes these coding regions:
- the ribB gene encoding 3,4-dihydroxy-2-butanone-4-phosphate synthase; this translates as MSITNVSQVVPAPADPLLAYPAFTHLPPVEVRLAASLDAMREGRPVILMDDLDRENEADLIVAAEKITPATMAMLIRECSGIVCLCLPDETLRRLDLPPMVEQNQSRHGTAFTVTIEARQGVSTGVSAADRVTTIRAAIADDAQPSDLSRPGHVFPLRAQPGGVLTRRGHTEGSVDLAILAGLKPAAVLCELMNPDGTMTRGADIERFAELHGLPILTIDELATYRRAQAQGHAHAA
- a CDS encoding PaaI family thioesterase, which encodes MTHSAPQSQPESRPDAAAVLARWEADEAAVRDRLTRNGPVRFGVATPPDVAGLSGNEIFQAMFDGKLPMPPISETLGFIAIEIADGRAVFQGRPALPYYNPLGTIHGGWFATLLDSAVACAIHSTLPAGRSYTTLELKTNMVRALTRDVPYVRAEGKVIQVGRQIGISEGRIVGPDGTLYAHATTTCLIFDFPPRKA
- a CDS encoding cation:proton antiporter produces the protein MHHAIDFIQDLAVIMLLAGIVTVIFNRFRQPVVLGYIVAGVIIGPYTPPFALIHDEKTIGILAELGVVFLMFSLGLEFSLRKLARVGVTAFVAAITEIVLMLWIGYEIGRFFGWKAMDSIFLGAMLAVSSTTIIVKALDELGMKRERFAQLIFGVLIVEDVLAIGMIALLSGIAISGSVDAGEATFTLGKLLLFMVVSLVVGILLVPRILAYVAKFKSDEMLLVVVLGLCFGFCLLVIQMGYSVALGAFLIGAIMAEARELHTIERLVAPLRDMFSAVFFVTIGLLLDPHVLATYVWPILVITVAVVIGKIVSCGLGAYLSGQDGSTSMRVGMGLSQIGEFSFIIASLGLSLKVTSDFLYPIAVAVSVITTLLTPYLIKSADPFTRWLGRIMPGRLSYVLGQYTQWLQSIQLTGDSAALVSIVRRIVVSVAINLALVVTIFLGGAFFYRRLAELMSPWVGDPSLQSAVVWGGALVLSLPFLIAVYRKVKSLSLLLVELSVPPSLTGRYTFQVRRVVAEILPIAAMVGVILLVAALSASILPSTEMIALIVAGTVVLAIAMRSWFVRMHAKLQIALKETLEHQPDGDHGGGSSH